The Cardiocondyla obscurior isolate alpha-2009 linkage group LG05, Cobs3.1, whole genome shotgun sequence genomic sequence taaaaagaaaaaaaaccatctATACAAGAGCTGTTTGATTAATAAATGACACTGTTATTTAATTGTCCTgcaaattgtaattttgtattgttgaattttaaaatattaattacatggaattgttttaatattctcaCCAATATTATTAATGCTGTAATCGTTGATATGTGTATTCGCAAAGATGCTTTGGATTCCTACGGTGAGAAAAGATACGAAAAGCCATTTAGATAACATGATCACACCGCTATACAACCTACACTCGCCGACGCTAGTGGAAGACTGAAATTGGGCACACGGACCAAGACTCGAAGACGTCAGgttcattaattatacatcAACTTTCCATAGAAGGTAAAATAAGAAtgcttgattaaaaaaacTCTCTCCATTAAGTGATACTTCGCGACTAAAAAACATGAAAGACAAAGGTATAAacattcttttacattttcgtatacatatttttttgttttaactttcatttttatgtatttttttttttttaattatattatattattaatattttaatatgttatattgtattatattatcttattatttttttcttttattttttcctcctattatttaagataatacaagacaagaatttttttgtcttaatGTATTCCTTCACCTGAGTCAATTATCAAAATCTGCACTTATTTATTCAGTAgtataaaattctaatttttagTTGACTTACAtcttaaagaatatttaacatcttaaatttttcttgttgTGCAACtcaagtaattatttataattaagacTATATTACATCTAACTATACAAAATTCTATAATAATCACTTGTTATCGTTTTCTCTCAAACTTCCATTTATAAATAGGAGCTGCAGTCTTTGAGCCAGATTTTACTAGTattggtttttttattttcttgtttttcaaAGCTCTGCCCACTTCTAGTTTCTGTTCTACAACTGTCAATTCACGTTCTCTGTCAACTCTCTTCTCTAGTTCTTTATAAGTCATGTGCTTTTTTTGTTCAAGCTTAATAAGTGTTTTGTTATCAAGTTCTGGCAGCTTCATGGTTTTAATTACACTCAGTGTTGGCCGATTGGTACGCCTAGACAGAAGTGCTGGATGTGTGTTTAATTTCTTGGCAAGATCAAAGTTTTTCATCTCTGTATCATCTAGAAATAAGATATGCTGATTTTGTGTTTCATTGGCTGCATCAATCATATGCAACTGGCTTTGTAGTTTGTCTATTTTCTTTGCctcaatatttcttttgtaagATACATATTTAAGGTCCTGTGTCTCCATCAATTTGATTTGTTCAGGTGTATGTTGGTcctctttatctttctctcgatGAACACCATTTATCATTTTTGAATTGATCATATGAAAGTGAAACTCATCCGGATTCTTATTCAGCGCACGCTTCCTCAAAAGTTTGATTGTTGCCTTTTTTTCCTGAAAGTCTCTGGCTCTAGCAATGaagtcttttttcttttccagcAGCCCTAGGTGTTTGCGGATCTCTGGCTGATGACGTTCACGATGAGTCTTTTGGCTTGCTTTCGCGGCTTTCTTCCACGATGacattttgatttattttgtctTTCTAAAACAACacgtagaaatttatttaaaccaATTTATAAGACGCATGTTGCCAtagaaaagttataaattattgttatatacTCGAGCACGTGAAAAGCTCGATACGGACGTAACCTTAAAAAATCATTTCGCAgcttgaaagaaataaaaagacacaGAATTAAAACTAGAAATCgtgcgaaagagaaatagagaacTTTTCAATTACCTTAGATTCGGGAGCTGTAAATCGAGATCTGTATAAACAGAAAGAATGTCTTTAAAAAACGGAGTAATGTTCGGAAGAGCATTCAATATTATGCGAAagaattcagccaataaaagcGCGGAACTAAATTTGACATGTATGCAACGACTCgaggaataaaatttcttaaaatcaatcataatattaaatcagaaggttgaaaattaacgttaataataggaaaatacaaaaaaattaatatataataacgcgataaacaagcgtaaaatatatcgcgaCTGTTACCAATCCAtagaaacacagcattaattCCAATATTTATGcaacgattttaaaaataaaattttataaaataaattattatatttaatcaaaaagctttaataaattaattaaaaaaaaagtgtatcaaaattaataaataacgctaaaaaaaaaagttaaataccTCGCGTTCTAAAGAAGATAGAGGCTTGTGCATGAACGGGTTTGACGTGTAAATGTGTGTAAGTGTAAATGAGACGTCGCATCAGTAGGTTAGGTCGAAAGTCATCGTGCGGCCGCGTTCGAGTGGCAggctctcttttctctctttctttctcttcctcacTCGCGTTTAAACGCCGCGAGAAACATGCTTGATCTTTTTACGATATTCAGCAAGGGCGGGATAGTGCTCTGGTGTTTTCAGAGCACGTCACAGATTTTTGCGCCTAGCGTGAATGCATTGATAAGGAGCGTTATATTGCAGGTGAGTCGCGTGAACGTGACAGCCCGAGACCTTTGACCCCAAATTATCCGATCATCTCCTTGTTACATTTTCCCCTCTTTAAACTCACGTTCTGATCCACTCGATCCAACTCCCTCGACAGTGGtcctatttatttatttttttttaataccgtaCTTCACGTGCCTGGCAGCCCGACCGCgtgtctttaaatttttattccttttaaaTCGATATCTGCTATTTTTACGAATGATATTATAATATgaaaaagagtaaaataaagcattaaaagatatatattatttttttttaatgaactaATTGTGGTAAGAGTGAGATTATTAAGTTAAATGTACCATATGGTTGCAAGCTGTTAAAACAAATTGTCTTGTGAAAGGTTCTGTGcttgtgtaaaattaaattcaattaatgtaattataaaaagtgagtttcttgtattttattttgccttaaaaaatatatttgtatagtAAATTTTactagttatttttattataatatttttgaatattataataatatttttatattatatattatagaatattatagtaatatttttgaaaaatgttaaatatgtattagtgtgtttaaaatttcttctttcttatttttctttttttttttttttttttttaaggaacgTACAGGGAATCACAGCTTTGAGCATGACTCTTTGCGGCTGCAGTATAAACTCGACAATGAATTTGAGCTGGTATTTGTGGTGGCTTATCAGAAGATATTGCAGTTATCTTACGtggataaatttttaaatgatattcACTTAGAATTTAGAGATCGTTTCAAAAATGATCTTGAGAACTCTAGCTGGTTTACCAATTTCGACTTTGAAAGTTCTTACGGTATGGTCCTTGAACGAGCAGAACACTGGTCACGTTCACAAGCTAAGATACCCAAGCAAATGCGCACTTTTGACGAGAGTCAAAAATCCAAAAAGACTGTCGCTAGTATGATCGAGAGAAAGGATGATAGAGACGATAAAAAATCaggtataataataaaaatactattaattaattttgagaaaaataagctttatttttacaatctgtacaattaaaaaaaaaataaagaaagctTTGCTTctaggtaaaaagaaaaaggcgaaTAACTGCAATGGGGATTATCATAGTAAGtagcatttattaaatttttacttactgatatgatatgtatatattacacTTAAATATACtgtatgaataaaataataaaattaataaatgtaatttacaattaaaaaaattatataaaattgttttaaaactaaataaatacttagtatttatttaaatattctttaatgttgTAGCAAAAATTCAGGATATTCCAAAACAAGAGTCGCCGAAACAGCATGTGGAGCATAACGGTGAACTTGATGAAGAAACATTAATTACCAATCGTATGAAGCTCGCTCAAAAAATGGCTgggcaaaaaaagaaagctgaTAAGCAGTAAGTACAAGTTTTCTTCGtctattaaagaaaataattttctggaTTAACTAAAGAAATTATCGTATTAGGAAAAGTCCTAAGCCTGAAAAAGCTGGGAAGAAACCACGCATCTGGGAATTAGGTGGCACAACCAAGGATCTTGCCTCACTCGAGCGAACTAAAGACAAACCCGAAGAAAATGATGATTATGTAGCAGCCAATAcatctgtaatttttttttttctgtcgtattttttcaattttatatttgttaaaaaatatatattttattttaaattttgcttaattaattatttatatttttattgttttttagtTAGTTGGGCAGATGAAAGGTAGTATACGCGATCTTGAGGTGGACAGCGAATCTGAAGATAGTTCTGAAGAAGAGATAGAACAATCTAAGCAACAAGTGCAGAAAAAAACGAGTATGTTCTCTATGTTCAAGAGTCTGGTCGGCAGCAAATCTTTAAAGCAAGAAGACATGTTACCAGTTTTGGAAAAACTGAAGGATCATTTAATTACTAAGAATGTCGCCGCAGACATCGCGCAAAAGTTATGCGATTCTGTCGACACGAAGCTGGAGGGAAAAATACTCGGCACTTTCGACAGTGTAGCAAACACTGTGAAAACTACCCTGACAGATGCCTTAGTACAAATACTGTCGCCGAAAAGAAGAATCGATATTTTGAGAGACGCTTTAGAAGCGAAGAAAGGTAACAGACCGTATGTGATGACTTTTTGTGGCGTCAATGGAGTTGGCAAATCAACGAATTTGGCCAAAATCTGTTTCTggttaatagaaaataattttcgtgtGTTGATAGCTGCATGTGATACGTTCAGGTAAATATTACTACCGCGTCtcttgataaaatttataaaatatgcttATCATTAATCTGTTAGTACTttgagtatttttattttatttaatatttaacgtgtaacgataattttattatttagagCTGGAGCAGTTGAACAATTGAGAACACATATGCGACATCTAAACGCTTTACATCCACCAGAAAAACATGGAAATCAAACGATGGTGCAACTATATGAGAAGGGTTATGGCAAGGATGCCGCGGGTATAGCTATGGAAGCAATACGTTTTGCAAAAGACTCCAGATTCGATGTTGTCCTCGTCGACACTGCTGGTAGAATGCAAGATAACGAGCCGTTGATGCGAGCTTTAGCAAAATTGATTAAAGTGAACGAGCCAGACTTAGTGTTATTCGTGGGAGAAGCTCTTGTTGGTAATGAGGCTGTAGATCAGCtagttaaatttaatcaagCTTTAGCTGATTACAGCCAATCTGCAAATCCTCATATTATCGATGGTATTGTGTTAACAAAATTCGATACTATCGATGATAAGGTGAGTGTTttgtgtataatttttatcgcgtactGTTTATCGAAGTAagatttacaatttttctaataaatattatttacaggTTGGCGCAGCTATCACAATGACATACATTACTGGTCAACCTATTGTTTTTGTTGGAACCGGCCAAACTTACACGGATCTAAAATCATTGAATGCCAAAGCAGTGGTACATGCtttgatgaaataaaaagatgttAACAAGCAATAATACATCTCTACAGACGTTTTATCCATTATATGTAGACTTAATTCAAGCTATGTTACACATTGATATTACAGTCGAGCTTTTGTATGTTTGGGATTGAATTAGATTGTCTAGCCAAATtctcgaaataatattaaagagaaaataaaaaataggtAAACTAATTCGAGCCTGATAAATGGATATATGAAAACTCGACTGTATAAAATTTGAAGAGGAATCGCGCTGttgttatatacataaaaactGATATtggaaagaggaagaaaaaggaactGATTGCGCTCGTAATTGGTAATGTATTAAgttactataaaataattgtatttgtcaaataaaattgGGTATTTCACTGTTCAAAATAGGTATCTAtttcagtaaaattttattgtttttgctttttaatctaaaaaaagataatggaaaatttatgtaaaagttatttaagaCTTTTTATATAGATGCAAAGTTTGTggaaatactaaaaaaattgcaaagtaaAAATACATGGACTGGACACGGTAAGAATACAGAACGGAATAATAGATCTGTTATTTTGCTGCTAGCAAATAACGGGTTTTTgtacgggtttttttttaacaccgtGACCGCGAAGCAATGTACTGCGTAAAGAGTACGGGAGGAAACGAGCCTTATATCGCTGTGAAATTCGCCAAGTTTGAAGTGAGAAAAGAAGCAGCAGGGGGagaagttatattttaatcaagcAATAAAATCTCCATCCGGCTGTTTTACGTGAACTCCAATTAACCTTAATCGATCTTTAACGTGTCCAACGACGCCAGCGGTATGTCTAATTAGCACGCTCTCACggatcaaatattaaaaaaaaaaaaaaattatataatataattatgcaatttgaattgtataaatagaaaaatagcaAAAAGTGTGCGACAACTGTGTTACAAGGTTTAgtttttattcgttttctGCTTTACGTTTATCGCGTCTTCGAGAATgtccgcttcttttttttattttattttattttttttccttcatctAAATAACTCTGGAATGTTcataaacaatttataaataacgccggAAGTAGCTGTGACAAATAACATTGTTAGTGCTCGACGACAATCGGAGGAACAATGCGTTTTATCGCGAGAAATGAATCATCTTAGGCGTCTTATAGTCTTTGTTGAAATCGAGTCACTCAATAACATCGGCGTGTCATCAATCTCGCGTGGCGAGATAGCAATAATAGCAACGGCCTCCGTTTATCGAGCGCTCGCGAAATCACGTTATCTTTCGCGCCGTGAATGTGTGTGATAACAGCGCGAGCTGAGGGTGACAGTCGCGCGCTGCCGCGCCCGCGTGCGTCGCCAAGTGCAGTGTGCCGTCGAAGATTGGAAGATATCATCAATCCGCGATCGACGAGCCTTTGTCGAAGGCACGAGCCGACACCGTGCACCGGACACCACTGCCGACGCATGATTCTCTCGGCCGAGAATAGTCGCGGCGCGGTGACACGCACGTCGTACGCGCGAAAATGCCCCGATAAGATAATCACGACGATCGCACAGCGCGCCGCGCTTCTTCCTTGGGACCCTCAGGTGGGCGATCGCACGTTTTCATGCCTAGGTTAAAGTTCACATCCTCGCGCggccttctctttctctctccctctgtcCTCGTTCTCCCACTATCAGCTGTGGTCACCACCGGCTCCACTTTGCAGCGTGTTTACTTTCTGATCGCTCCTTATCTTCGCGCGTTTAAATAGGCGACAATGTCGACACGACTTGTAATTAGAAGAGCGACTGTTGTGTCACAAGGCTGTCCTTTTGCAGAGCAATTCCCGTCTCATTTGTAACGGTACACGCGTACCGACTCGTCTGTTATGCAGGATAGATGCGAATCGACGACTCAACCATGTCCCCGAGAAACGTCACCGAGTGGACGGCCGAAGATGTAAGAGCGTGGCTCGTGGAAAACGGGCACGAAAAGTATGCGGATTTGTTTTACGAACACGAGATTGACGGGAAGGTACTTCTAACACTGAAGGAAGAGGACCTGAAATCTAGCATTTTAAACATAAGGAAGATCggtgctattaaaaaattgtatttagcTATAAAACAATTGCAAAGGGACAATGTCGCTGTTTTATTCGATCTCGGATACGTGGATTTATTTCCttcaacaaatttttatacccATCAGAACAAACACGAGGTAAGGGCGCAATTTATGATCTATAGTCACAAAAATTGCTGTgcttaacataatttatttgcagatGCCCAGTACTGGTACAAATAATGAAACGTCTATCGAGAACGAATTTTATTCGGCTTCTGTATCTGAAGACGGTCATGCCTCTCACTTGCCGCCTGAAATCTGGAAAACAGTCATCAGTTTGGGATATTTGTTCATTGTCACGTGGATTACTGCCTTTGTGATGGTTATCGTTCATGACAGAGTGCCTGATATGAAGAAGTATCCTCCATTGccagatatatttttagacaATGTACCTCATATTCCATGGGCGTTTGATATGTGTGAAGTTACCGGTACACTGCTTTTCGCGATATGGCTTGCTGTGCTTATATTTCACAAGTATAGGTAAATAATTCctctataaataaatatgggaaaaaatgtaatttgccaaatcaaataatttattatttatcacacagatttattttgttacgGAGATTTTTCGCACTGTCGGGTACAGTCTTCCTGCTAAGGTGCGTGACAATGCTCATTACTTCATTGTCAGTACCAGGTGCACATTTACAATGCCAACCACGAAAAGTTCCAGATGAAGATTGgacaaagtaaaatatattataaaatatatacctttcctttttttttaatacaagtacataatatacatttatatttttttttagtgctGCTTATGTtgaattgtataataaaatagcaatGGCTTACGTTATTTGGCGAGGTGCTGGCATGTCTATTCAAGGCGTTAGAACATGCGGAGATTACATGTTCAGCGGGCATACAGTGGCGTTAACTatgcttaattttttcattacagAATGTAagtaataatgtatattatttcaatcgGAGCggtcaatttaaatatttatagaatacctattttttattacagatacTCCGagacatttatattttctgcaTACTTTTACATGGATGCTAAATATgttcggaattttttttatcttggcGGCACACGAGCATTATTCCATCGACGTTTTCGTCGCATTTTATATAACTTCGAGATTATTTCTTTACTATCACACGCTGGCGAATAATCAAGCACTGATGCAGCGCGATTCGATTAGGACCAGAATTTGGTTTCcattatttagtttttttgaATCATCGGTTGATGGTATTGTTCCTAATGAGTATGAATCGCCGTccttaataatttgcaatttggTAGGTACGGGAAAAAATATTTGGCATTGTGTACGATCTCGGATTTCTTTTCGAAAAACGCAGCGCAACGTAAATGGTAGTTTAAGCAGCACAAAGAAAGAAtactaatatatataattttttttaattatttctatattatattttgtatttttgagATAAATATGCGATGCAGGAGGCAtttcattgattttttaatttcaatttcgtgTGATACGTAAAAGTACGTGCATACATGTGTAcacaaagagaaagaaaagaccAGAGAATAACACATTTCTCCAAGTTTTCTAAAAGAGTGTAAGATTGACtctatattgtatatttatcttttcaaaatttcgTGACTGTTTGACAAATCTGTTGGattaatattgaagaaaatgtaatagtaattttaaatatttatttttgcgatGAGATTGCTAGGGTAACGAAAGAGATTGAAATAATTCAAGCTACATTGATCAATATTACATCCTAAAGTTAATTTTGTTATCAcagaaaagtaatataatttattcattaagaAATCTCCAAAGACAAAACTTAGTGTATAAagtactttattaatttagcatGCATAATTTTTCGAGCATGCCACATCATTTAAgacttgtttaaaaaaaatgttaattcatATACGTATTCATATATGCGTATATATATTGATAATATgtcacatatacatatatactatatttatattacgtaaCATTTGCTCACACGTACTTTCGTTTTCTGTTTGTGATACAAGAAGTTATATCGAGAGCTATATTGCGACGGCCTGCAGGGATGTTAAATTTGATcagtaatgattaataatttttagcgGTTACcaagtttaatattaacgGTATCGTAGAATTTCTAAGTTAGATATAtatgtttgaaaaaatttttgtttgttagTAATGGAACACAACATTTTAAGagtaaatgtatattatactGTCATGCATTCCTGATatctgataaaattaataatttaagactTCCGTTTGCTCAATGC encodes the following:
- the Srpralpha gene encoding signal recognition particle receptor subunit alpha homolog, which encodes MLDLFTIFSKGGIVLWCFQSTSQIFAPSVNALIRSVILQERTGNHSFEHDSLRLQYKLDNEFELVFVVAYQKILQLSYVDKFLNDIHLEFRDRFKNDLENSSWFTNFDFESSYGMVLERAEHWSRSQAKIPKQMRTFDESQKSKKTVASMIERKDDRDDKKSGKKKKANNCNGDYHTKIQDIPKQESPKQHVEHNGELDEETLITNRMKLAQKMAGQKKKADKQKSPKPEKAGKKPRIWELGGTTKDLASLERTKDKPEENDDYVAANTSLVGQMKGSIRDLEVDSESEDSSEEEIEQSKQQVQKKTSMFSMFKSLVGSKSLKQEDMLPVLEKLKDHLITKNVAADIAQKLCDSVDTKLEGKILGTFDSVANTVKTTLTDALVQILSPKRRIDILRDALEAKKGNRPYVMTFCGVNGVGKSTNLAKICFWLIENNFRVLIAACDTFRAGAVEQLRTHMRHLNALHPPEKHGNQTMVQLYEKGYGKDAAGIAMEAIRFAKDSRFDVVLVDTAGRMQDNEPLMRALAKLIKVNEPDLVLFVGEALVGNEAVDQLVKFNQALADYSQSANPHIIDGIVLTKFDTIDDKVGAAITMTYITGQPIVFVGTGQTYTDLKSLNAKAVVHALMK
- the LOC139103014 gene encoding probable U3 small nucleolar RNA-associated protein 11 isoform X2, with protein sequence MSSWKKAAKASQKTHRERHQPEIRKHLGLLEKKKDFIARARDFQEKKATIKLLRKRALNKNPDEFHFHMINSKMINGVHREKDKEDQHTPEQIKLMETQDLKYVSYKRNIEAKKIDKLQSQLHMIDAANETQNQHILFLDDTEMKNFDLAKKLNTHPALLSRRTNRPTLSVIKTMKLPELDNKTLIKLEQKKHMTYKELEKRVDRERELTVVEQKLEVGRALKNKKIKKPILVKSGSKTAAPIYKWKFERKR
- the Smsr gene encoding ceramide phosphoethanolamine synthase, translating into MRIDDSTMSPRNVTEWTAEDVRAWLVENGHEKYADLFYEHEIDGKVLLTLKEEDLKSSILNIRKIGAIKKLYLAIKQLQRDNVAVLFDLGYVDLFPSTNFYTHQNKHEMPSTGTNNETSIENEFYSASVSEDGHASHLPPEIWKTVISLGYLFIVTWITAFVMVIVHDRVPDMKKYPPLPDIFLDNVPHIPWAFDMCEVTGTLLFAIWLAVLIFHKYRFILLRRFFALSGTVFLLRCVTMLITSLSVPGAHLQCQPRKVPDEDWTNAAYVELYNKIAMAYVIWRGAGMSIQGVRTCGDYMFSGHTVALTMLNFFITEYTPRHLYFLHTFTWMLNMFGIFFILAAHEHYSIDVFVAFYITSRLFLYYHTLANNQALMQRDSIRTRIWFPLFSFFESSVDGIVPNEYESPSLIICNLVGTGKNIWHCVRSRISFRKTQRNVNGSLSSTKKEY